Proteins from a single region of Coregonus clupeaformis isolate EN_2021a chromosome 35, ASM2061545v1, whole genome shotgun sequence:
- the LOC121550384 gene encoding prolactin-like, which produces MARRSQGTKLHLAVMCLVVSCHAIGLSDLMERASQRSDKLHSLSTSLTKDLDSHFPPMGRVMMPRPSMCHTSSLQTPKDKEQALRVSENELISLARSLLLAWNDPLLLLSSEAPTLPHPSNGDISSKIRELQDYSKSLGDGLDILVNKMGPSSQYISSIPFKGGDLGNDKTSRLINFHFLMSCFRRDSHKIDSFLKVLRCRATKMRPETC; this is translated from the exons atggcTCGCCGATCCCAGGGTACCAAACTCCATTTAGCAG ttATGTGTCTAGTTGTGTCCTGCCATGCCATTGGCCTCAGTGACCTAATGGAGAGAGCTTCCCAGCGATCAGACAAGCTTCACTCACTCAGCACTTCCCTCACCAAGGACCTG gactcTCACTTTCCACCCATGGGACGAGTGATGATGCCACGCCCCTCTATGTGTCACACCTCCTCACTACAGACACCCAAGGACAAGGAGCAAGCACTCAGAGTATCG GAGAATGAGCTGATCTCCCTGGCTCGCTCCCTCCTCCTGGCCTGGAACGATCCCCTGCTGCTGCTCTCCTCCGAGGCGCCCACTCTGCCGCACCCCTCCAACGGCGACATCAGCAGTAAGATCAGGGAACTGCAGGACTACTCCAAGAGCCTGGGAGACGGACTGGACATACTGGTTAACAAG ATGGGCCCGTCATCCCAGTACATTTCTTCAATCCCCTTCAAGGGTGGAGACCTCGGCAATGACAAGACCTCCCGCCTCATCAACTTCCACTTCCTCATGTCCTGCTTCCGCAGGGACTCCCACAAAATTGACAGTTTCCTCAAGGTCCTTCGATGCCGGGCTACCAAAATGCGACCCGAAACATGTTAG